A single genomic interval of Spinacia oleracea cultivar Varoflay chromosome 6, BTI_SOV_V1, whole genome shotgun sequence harbors:
- the LOC110791570 gene encoding glycerol-3-phosphate acyltransferase, chloroplastic isoform X1, with translation MLVLSSSAPPVLEVCKDRVSSSFSTSSSSSSSAFSAVVFRRSFFTRFNSSLICCCSSKLKLMADTALPSSSSSTSASASYSAAAKSVEEENHEIPVKKEDDNQLLRSRTYRNVRSAEELISEIKRESEIGRLPKSVAYAMEGLFHYYRNAVLSSGISHADEIVLSNMSVMLDFVLLDIEDPFVFPPFHKAIREPADYYSFGQDYIRPLVDFGNSYVGNIAIFQEMEEKLKQGDNIILMSNHQSEADPAVIALLLEKTNSLIAENLIYIAGDRVITDPLCKPFSMGRNLLCVYSKKHMYDDPELVDVKKRANTRSLKELVLLLRGGSKIIWIAPSGGRDRPDAVTGEWYPGTFDFAALDNMRRLVEHAGRPGHIYPLALLCYDIMPPPAQVEKEIGEKRVMSFHGVGVSVEPEINYNDVSLGCKNDEEAKSVYGQALYNSVNEQYNVLKAAIHGKQGSGASTPTTSLSQPWAS, from the exons ATGTTAGTCTTATCTTCCTCTGCTCCACCCGTTCTCGAGGTGTGCAAAGATAGGGTTTCTTCTTCGTTTTCTACTTCCTCGTCGTCTTCTTCGTCGGCGTTTTCTGCGGTGGTGTTTCGTCGGAGTTTTTTCACTCGGTTTAACTCGTCTCTAATATGCTGCTGCTCTTCCAAGCTCAAATTAATGGCGGACACTGCTCTTCCGTCCTCGTCTTCTTCGACGTCTGCTTCTGCTTCTTATTCTGCTGCTGCGAAGTCTGTTGAAGAGGAGAATCACGAGATTCCTGTTAAGAAAGAAGATGACAATCAACTTCTTCGTTCTCGCACTTATCGTAACGTTCGTTCTGCAGAag AGCTGATATCTGAAATAAAAAGGGAATCAGAAATTGGAAGGTTACCTAAAAGTGTTGCTTATGCTATGGAGGGACTTTTTCACTACTATCGCAATGCA GTCCTTTCAAGTGGAATTTCTCATGCTGATGAAATAGTGTTGTCAAACATGAGTGTTATGCTTGATTTTGTTTTGTTGGATATTGAG GACCCTTTTGTATTTCCACCGTTTCACAAAGCTATTCGAGAGCCTGCTGACTATTATTCCTTTGGTCAAGATTACATTCGGCCATTGGTAGATTTTGG AAATTCATATGTTGGTAACATCGCCATTTTCCAAGAAATGGAGGAGAAGCTTAAGCAG GGTGACAACATCATCTTAATGTCCAACCATCAAAGTGAAGCAGATCCCGCAGTGATTGCATTACTTCTGGAGAAGACAAATTCACTAATCGCAGAAAACTTG ATCTACATAGCAGGTGATCGAGTTATAACAGATCCTCTTTGCAAGCCCTTTAGCATGGGAAG GAATCTTCTTTGTGTTTACTCTAAGAAGCACATGTATGATGATCCCGAGCTTGTTGATGTAAAGAAAAGAGCAAATACAAGGAGTTTGAAAGAGTTGGTCTTACTTTTAAG AGGTGGTTCAAAAATAATCTGGATTGCACCCAGTGGTGGAAGAGATCGTCCAGATGCTGTCACTGGTGAATGGTACCCG GGAACTTTTGATTTCGCTGCATTGGATAATATGAGAAGGCTTGTGGAACATGCTGGTAGACCTGGGCATATTTATCCATTAGCATTATTGTGCTATGACATTATGCCCCCTCCAGCACAG GTTGAAAAGGAAATTGGGGAGAAAAGAGTAATGTCCTTTCACGGAGTTGGGGTATCTGTGGAACCAGAGATTAACTACAATGATGTTTCTCTTGGTTGCAAAAATGATGAAGAG GCTAAGTCAGTTTATGGACAAGCGTTGTACAATTCTGTGAATGAACAATATAATGTCCTCAAAGCTGCTATACATGGAAAACAAGGCTCAGGTGCATCAACGCCGACTACTTCTCTGTCACAACCTTGGGCCAGTTGA
- the LOC130462565 gene encoding uncharacterized protein: MMASSSKILRLFGNDYIIVNPGGGKDNSATADHAAPLNIAVVTTVAETTTTSNTTNMAVVNIHETTTTTCSTSSNMAVVNIPETTTTTTTSTGKMIRLLGVNIYPGVGSSENSTAADNTALFDMAVVCAENSTAVADNTAPLDMAVVGSENSTAAADNTMPLDVAVTVAETTTLGSTSNIISPAIFETITNNNNVNVVRAPKRSRTSSNNASSSSSPPPLKIRKKQVNPRPSREEILKIAGFVPPELPSQLVEKVKNMGCDSPPKLVMQKYLHASDVNSHQGRLMIPKMELEKHNALLVDGFNEEEKKHLIEGGGIRVRILLETSNEEEEEEEEEMYVSLSSWSKPKDVMNKLVLTTEWNNVREKAGLEKTNVIQLWSFRYGEQQPKLGFVLLKVKGSVPVEDIVPVADLEQERVDLSPRPDADCVLHNGTVN; this comes from the coding sequence ATGATGGCCTCTTCTAGTAAGATTCTCAGACTATTCGGTAATGACTACATCATTGTCAATCCTGGTGGTGGAAAAGATAACTCCGCCACTGCCGATCATGCCGCGCCGCTCAACATTGCCGTTGTTACCACCGTTGCAGAAACTACAACAACAAGCAACACTACTAACATGGCTGTTGTTAACATCCatgaaacaacaacaacaacgtgCAGTACTAGTAGTAACATGGCCGTTGTTAACATCCctgaaacaacaacaacaacaacaaccagtaCTGGTAAGATGATCAGACTATTAGGCGTGAACATCTATCCTGGTGTTGGTTCATCAGAAAACTCCACCGCCGCCGATAATACTGCGCTGTTCGACATGGCCGTTGTTTGTGCGGAAAACTCCACCGCCGTTGCCGATAATACCGCGCCACTCGACATGGCCGTTGTTGGTTCAGAAAACTCCACCGCCGCTGCCGATAATACCATGCCGCTCGACGTGGCGGTTACAGTGGCTGAAACAACAACATTAGGCAGTACTAGTAATATTATTAGCCCTGCTATATTTGAAACGataaccaataataataatgtcaATGTTGTTAGGGCACCAAAGAGAAGTCGAACTTCTTCGAATAATGCGTCGTCGTCGTCGTCGCCGCCGCCGTTAAAGATAAGGAAAAAACAAGTAAATCCAAGGCCGAGTAGAGAAGAGATACTCAAAATTGCAGGTTTTGTTCCGCCGGAATTACCGAGTCAACTCGTAGAAAAAGTGAAGAATATGGGTTGTGATTCGCCACCTAAACTTGTGATGCAGAAATACCTACACGCTTCCGACGTAAACTCGCATCAAGGACGGTTGATGATTCCTAAAATGGAATTGGAAAAACACAATGCATTATTAGTTGATGGTTTTAATGAGGAAGAAAAGAAACATTTGATTGAAGGTGGTGGTATTCGAGTTCGTATTCTTCTGGAAACTTctaatgaagaagaagaagaagaagaagaagagatgTACGTGAGTCTATCAAGTTGGTCCAAACCGAAAGATGTTATGAATAAACTTGTGCTAACTACTGAATGGAACAATGTTAGGGAGAAAGCTGGTTTGGAAAAAACTAATGTTATTCAACTATGGTCGTTTAGGTATGGAGAACAACAACCAAAGCTTGGATTTGTTTTGCTCAAGGTTAAAGGTTCTGTTCCGGTTGAGGATATTGTTCCGGTAGCGGACTTAGAACAGGAAAGGGTTGACTTGTCTCCGAGGCCTGATGCTGACTGTGTCCTGCACAATGGAActgttaactag